The segment TAGGGAGTTGACCTCGCATGATCAGAAGATTGTGGATGCCGCGCAAAAAATTCATGAAGACCAGGTAAAGGCAGAAATGCACCAGGCCGTAGTGGAGGTGGGTACCAGCATTTGCCGAAACACCGATGAGGCACGAGCCGAAGTAATTAAGCTGCGCAAAACGGTGGCAACCCTGGCCGGTGAGCTGGGGTTGCGCATCGGGGCGGCTGGTACTCACCCCTTTTCGCATTGGCAGCACCAATTAATCACAGACCACCCGCGGTACTTTGACATTGTGAATGAATTGCAGGAAGCGGCCCGTTCAAACCTTATCTTCGGGTTGCACGTGCACGTGGGTTTTCAGAGCAGGGAGATGGCCATGCATATTGCCAATGGTGTCCGGTACTTTTTACCGCACGTGTATGCCTTGTCTACCAATTCCCCTTTCTGGGAAGGCCGGAATACCGGATATAAATCTTTCAGGACAAAAGTCTTTGATAAATTTCCAAGAACCGGTATTCCAGATTACTTCAATAGCATAGAGGAATATGACAGCTACATCAAACTTTTGGTGAAAACCAACTGCATTGACAACGCCAAGAAGATCTGGTGGGACGTGCGCGTGCACCCGTTCTTTGACACAATAGAATTCAGGATTTGCGACTGCCCTATGCTGGTGAATGAGACTATGGCGTTTACCGCTATTTTTCAGGCAATCTGTGCCAAACTGTATAAGCTAAGATTGCAGAACCTGAAATTCATCACCTACAGCAGAGCGCTTATTAACGAAAACAAGTGGCGTGCAGCACGTTATGGCATTGACGGTAAAATGATTGACTTCGGACGTGAGTTAGAAGTCAATACCCGCTCCCTGGTGCTGGAGCTGCTGGACTTCATTGATGATGTGGTGGATGAGCTGGGTAGCCGGAATGAAATCAACTATGTGCACCAGATTCTGGAGCACGGCACCGGTGCCGACCGCCAATTGGAGGTATATAGTAAAAACCAAAGCTTCACCGATGTAGTAGATTACATTACATCCCAAACTTTACAAGGCGTTGACGTATAAGGACATAATTTGTGTCTAGCACTGTTTTTGTACTATCATTTCAGAAGTACAATTTGTAGCTTTAGGTTTTTAATGGAGAGTAAGAGAAGATGAGTATAAAAGTTGCAATCCTGGACATGTATGATGGCCATGCCAACCAAGGCATGAAATGCATCCAGGATATATTGAAGAAATTCAAGAAGAACAATTCAGTTGATTTAACATACCAGATATTTGATGTTAGGGGCAAGAACGAAATTCCCGACACCAGTTTTGATATCTATATCTCTACGGGCGGCCCCGGAAGCCCCACGGAGAGCGAAGGCTCCGAATGGGAGAACAACTACTTTGCCTTTATTGATGAACTAGAGTCCATTAACAATGACCCTGCCAGGACAGATAAGAAGTACGGGTTCTTTATTTGCCATTCATTCCAGTTGCTTTGCAGAAAGTACAAGCTGGGCAATGTGGTGAAGAGACGGTCTACCTCTTTCGGCATTTTCCCAATCTACAAGACCGAGCATTGGGACAATGAGGAGATCTTCAGCGGGACCGATGAAACGTTCTACGCCGTTGATTCAAGAGACTGGCAGGTAATTGAACCAGATGAGGCACAGTTTGAGAAAACAGGCGCTAAACTGCTGGCAATTGAGAAAGAGCGGACGCATGTGAACTTGGAGCGCTGTATGATGGCCATCCG is part of the Rufibacter tibetensis genome and harbors:
- a CDS encoding carboxylate-amine ligase, whose protein sequence is MNEFTLGVEEEFMVVDPVTRELTSHDQKIVDAAQKIHEDQVKAEMHQAVVEVGTSICRNTDEARAEVIKLRKTVATLAGELGLRIGAAGTHPFSHWQHQLITDHPRYFDIVNELQEAARSNLIFGLHVHVGFQSREMAMHIANGVRYFLPHVYALSTNSPFWEGRNTGYKSFRTKVFDKFPRTGIPDYFNSIEEYDSYIKLLVKTNCIDNAKKIWWDVRVHPFFDTIEFRICDCPMLVNETMAFTAIFQAICAKLYKLRLQNLKFITYSRALINENKWRAARYGIDGKMIDFGRELEVNTRSLVLELLDFIDDVVDELGSRNEINYVHQILEHGTGADRQLEVYSKNQSFTDVVDYITSQTLQGVDV
- a CDS encoding type 1 glutamine amidotransferase; this translates as MSIKVAILDMYDGHANQGMKCIQDILKKFKKNNSVDLTYQIFDVRGKNEIPDTSFDIYISTGGPGSPTESEGSEWENNYFAFIDELESINNDPARTDKKYGFFICHSFQLLCRKYKLGNVVKRRSTSFGIFPIYKTEHWDNEEIFSGTDETFYAVDSRDWQVIEPDEAQFEKTGAKLLAIEKERTHVNLERCMMAIRFSDYFFGTQFHPEADPVGMKAYLLEEENKERVIKAHGENKYYEMLHLLENPVELEFTRKEIIPSFLHNAINSMLIQEV